In Tripterygium wilfordii isolate XIE 37 chromosome 23, ASM1340144v1, whole genome shotgun sequence, one genomic interval encodes:
- the LOC119993299 gene encoding eukaryotic initiation factor 4A-2-like, producing the protein MAAAPEGSQFDARQFDAKMNELLGSDGQEFFTSYDEVYDSFDAMGLQENLLRGIYAYGFEKPSAIQQRGIVPFCKGLDVIQQAQSGTGKTATFCSGILQQLDYGLVECQALVLAPTRELAQQIEKVMRALGDYLGVKVHACVGGTSVREDQRILQSGVHVVVGTPGRVFDMLRRQSLRPDHIKMFVLDEADEMLSRGFKDQIYDIFQLLPSKIQVGVFSATMPPEALEITRKFMNKPVRILVKRDELTLEGIKQFHVNVDKEEWKLETLCDLYETLAITQSVIFVNTRRKVDWLTDKMRSRDHTVSATHGDMDQNTRDIIMREFRSGSSRVLITTDLLARGIDVQQVSLVINYDLPTQPENYLHRIGRSGRFGRKGVAINFVTVDDERMLFDIQKFYNVVVEELPANVADLL; encoded by the exons ATGGCTGCTGCACCTGAAGGATCGCAATTCGATGCTCGCCAATTTGATGCTAAAATGAATGAATT GCTTGGATCTGACGGACAAGAGTTCTTCACATCATATGATGAAGTTTATGACAGTTTTGATGCTATGGGGCTGCAGGAGAACCTTCTGAGGGGCATTTATGCATACG GTTTTGAGAAGCCCTCAGCTATTCAACAAAGAGGGATCGTACCATTCTGCAAGGGACTTGATGTAATCCAACAAGCACAATCCGGAACTGGGAAGACAGCAACTTTCTGTTCTGGAATTCTGCAGCAGCTAGATTATGGCTTAGTTGAATGCCAGGCATTAGTTCTTGCACCCACTCGGGAGCTAGCACAACAGATTGAGAAGGTCATGCGTGCACTTGGTGACTATCTTGGAGTCAAGGTCCATGCTTGTGTAGGGGGGACAAGTGTCCGTGAAGATCAACGCATCCTTCAAAGTGGAGTCCATGTTGTTGTTGGTACCCCTGGTCGTGTGTTTGACATGTTGCGGAGACAATCACTCCGTCCTGATCATATCAAGATGTTTGTGCTGGATGAAGCTGATGAAATGCTCTCACGAGGTTTCAAGGATCAG ATCTATGATATTTTCCAGTTGTTACCTTCGAAGATTCAGGTTGGGGTTTTCTCTGCAACAATGCCACCCGAAGCTCTTGAGATTACGAGGAAGTTCATGAACAAACCCGTGAGGATTCTAGTAAAACGTGACGAGCTTACCCTTGAGGGTATCAAGCAGTTTCATGTCAATGTCGACAAAGAGGAATGGAAGCTTGAGACCCTTTGTGATCTCTACGAAACTTTGGCAATTACCCAAAGTGTCATCTTTGTGAACACCAGGCGTAAGGTGGATTGGCTAACAGACAAGATGCGCAGTCGTGATCACACAGTCTCTGCCACCCACGGTGATATGGACCAAAACACAAGAGACATCATCATGCGAGAATTCCGTTCTGGTTCTTCTCGCGTGCTCATCACTACTGATCTGTTGGCTCGTGGTATTGATGTTCAGCAGGTCTCTCTTGTGATCAATTATGATCTTCCAACACAGCCAGAGAACTATCTTCATCGTATCGGACGTAGTGGACGATTTGGGAGGAAGGGTGTTGCCATCAATTTTGTGACCGTGGACGACGAGAGAATGCTGTTTGACATCCAAAAATTCTACAATGTAGTTGTTGAGGAATTGCCAGCCAATGTTGCTGATCTTCTTTGA
- the LOC119992796 gene encoding uncharacterized protein LOC119992796, producing the protein MEKDYNRRSSSYGNGGMMQMESYYGPPPRQPISYDFRSYSASYAQTQMGNNSNNFGYNNRELKLKKGKSTSGSSSSNWSFTDPEFQRKKRVASYKMYSAEGKVKGSFRKSFRWLKEKYTRTVYGWW; encoded by the coding sequence ATGGAAAAAGATTATAACAGAAGATCGAGCTCGTATGGTAATGGAGGGATGATGCAGATGGAGAGTTACTATGGTCCACCACCAAGACAACCCATTTCGTATGATTTTAGGAGCTACAGTGCCTCCTATGCGCAGACTCAGATGGGCAACAACAGCAATAACTTCGGATATAACAACAGGGAGTTGAAGTTGAAGAAAGGGAAAAGCACTTCTGGGTCATCTTCTTCCAACTGGAGCTTCACTGACCCTGAGTTTCAGAGGAAGAAGAGGGTCGCAAGCTATAAAATGTATAGTGCGGAGGGCAAGGTTAAAGGGTCTTTCAGGAAGAGCTTCAGGTGGCTTAAGGAAAAGTACACCCGGACCGTTTATGGGTGGTGGTGA
- the LOC119993108 gene encoding probable magnesium transporter NIPA9, with amino-acid sequence MWESICLTLAATAGNNIGKVLQKKGTIILPPLSFKLKVIRAYAFNKAWVIGFLMDICGALLMLRALSQAPVSVIQPVSGCGLAILCVFSHFYLKEVMNAIDWTGITLAGIGTLGVGAGGEEQEASLISLFQLPWLAFIVALLFVLLNGWLRFCRSQRREQELMEYEVVEEIIYGLESGILFGMASVISKMGFVFLEQGFPRMLVPVCISISICCSGTGFYYQTQGLKHGRAIVVSTCAAVASIVTGVLAGMLALGERLPSAPSARLSLLLGWLLILIGVILLVSSSRLVRYLPWRLRHFIHGGVDKNFNARRSGSTFGKESNPSAVIPTTTLHSLITSAKEKA; translated from the exons ATGTGGGAATCGATCTGTTTAACGTTGGCGGCCACCGCCGGTAATAACATCGGGAAGGTGCTTCAGAAGAAGGGGACTATCATTCTTCCTCCTCTCTCTTTCAAACTCAAG GTTATAAGAGCATATGCTTTTAACAAAGCATGGGTGATTGGTTTTCTGATGGATATATGTGGAGCCTTGTTGATGCTGAGGGCGTTATCTCAAGCTCCT GTATCAGTAATTCAACCAGTTTCTGGTTGCGGGCTCGCCATTCTTTGCGTCTTTTCCCACTTTTATTTAAAGGAGGTTATGAATGCTATTGATTGGACGGGGATTACTTTAGCTGGTATTGGCACCTTAG GAGTTGGTGCCGGAGGTGAGGAGCAAGAAGCTTCTTTGATATCTCTTTTTCAGTTACCATGGCTGGCATTCATTGTTGCCCTCTTGTTT GTACTTCTTAATGGATGGCTTCGTTTCTGTAGAAGTCAGCGAAGAGAACAGGAGTTG ATGGAATATGAAGTTGTTGAAGAAATTATATATGGCTTGGAATCTGGGATTCTATTCGG GATGGCTTCTGTGATATCGAAGATGGGATTTGTCTTTCTAGAACAGGGTTTCCCCAGGATGCTGGTTCCTGTATGTATCTCAATCAGTATATGCTGTAGTGGTACAGGTTTTTATTATCAG ACTCAGGGTCTAAAGCATGGAAGAGCCATTGTGGTGTCCACTTGTGCAGCTGTGGCATCAATTGTAACTGGTGTTCTTGCTGGAATGCTCGCTCTGGGAGAAAGATTGCCTTCAGCGCCATCTGCTCGGCTTTCACTTCTGCTTGGGTG GTTATTGATTTTGATAGGTGTTATTTTACTTGTGAGCTCATCTCGGCTTGTGCGGTACCTCCCATGGCGGTTGAGGCATTTTATACACGGTGGCGTAGATAAGAATTTCAATGCCAGACGATCTGGGTCCACGTTTGGAAAGGAATCAAACCCAAGTGCCGTtatacccacaaccacattgCATAGTTTGATAACTTCAGCAAAGGAGAAAGCTTGA
- the LOC119993110 gene encoding cytokinin riboside 5'-monophosphate phosphoribohydrolase LOG8-like, which produces MEEGNAMIKFKRVCVFCGSNSGHRQIFSDAALELGDELVKRKIDLVYGGGSVGLMGLMSQKVYDGGCHVLGVIPKALMPLEISGETVGEVRTVLDMHERKAAMAREADAFIALPGGYGTMEELLEMITWSQLGIHKKPVGLLNVDGYYDCLLALFDNGVKEGFIKPGARHIIISASTAKELLEKMELFAPSHEHVASHESWQMEQLGDYPRKQNSQ; this is translated from the exons ATGGAAGAAGGCAACgcgatgatcaagttcaagagAGTGTGTGTGTTCTGTGGTAGCAACTCTGGCCACAGACAAATCTTTAGTGATGCTGCTCTTGAATTGGGCGATGAACTG GTGAAGAGAAAGATAGATTTGGTTTATGGTGGTGGAAGCGTGGGATTGATGGGCTTGATGTCCCAGAAAGTGTATGATGGAGGTTGCCATGTTCTTGG GGTCATTCCAAAGGCTCTCATGCCTCTTGAG ATTTCCGGTGAAACTGTTGGAGAAGTAAGAACTGTTTTAGATATGCATGAGCGTAAAGCTGCAATGGCCCGAGAAGCTGATGCCTTTATTGCTCTTCCTG gAGGATATGGAACCATGGAAGAACTACTGGAGATGATAACTTGGTCCCAACTTGGAATTCATAAGAAACCG GTTGGTCTGCTAAACGTTGATGGCTACTATGATTGTCTGCTTGCTTTATTTGACAATGGTGTGAAAGAGGGTTTCATAAAGCCTGGAGCTCGTCATATCATTATTTCTGCTTCCACAGCCAAAGAACTTCTGGAAAAGATGGAG CTGTTCGCTCCCTCCCATGAACACGTTGCTTCTCATGAAAGCTGGCAAATGGAGCAACTTGGTGATTATCCAAGGAAACAAAATTCACAGTGA
- the LOC119993109 gene encoding mitochondrial carrier protein CoAc1-like, translating into MDSSQGSTLSTNVAGLVDGSSGGREVSFIDNVPVYVRELIAGGAAGAFAKTAVAPLERTKILLQTRTEGFKSLGVLQSLKKILKHEGVHGFYKGNGASVLRIVPYAALHFMTYEQYRLLILNNYSGLGSGPVVDLLAGSLSGGTAVLFTYPLDLARTKLAYQVTDIKRSFSGGVRSIYTRPAYNGIKDVLANVYKEGGARALYRGIGMFVFFPTSNPLFLHAVYPKCLLKMKDVIILRGGAINVIRL; encoded by the exons ATGGATTCTTCACAAGGATCTACATTGTCGACCAATGTCGCTGGGCTTGTTGATGGTTCTTCTGGGGGCAGAGAGGTATCATTCATTGATAATGTGCCCGTTTACGTTAGGGAGCTAATAGCTGGAGGTGCTGCTGGAGCATTTGCTAAGACTGCTGTCGCACCTCTTGAACGGACTAAAATACTGTTGCAG ACAAGAACTGAAGGGTTCAAGTCCCTTGGGGTGCTTCAATCCTTGAAGAAAATACTAAAGCATGAGGGAGTTCATGGATTTTATAA GGGAAATGGAgctagtgttcttcgaattgtCCCTTATGCTGCCTTACATTTCATGACATATGAACAATATCGTCTTTTGATCTTGAATAACTATTCTGGATTAGGTTCCGGGCCTGTAGTAGACCTGTTAGCTGGTTCATTATCTGGAGGAACTGCCGTTTTGTTCACATATCCCTTAGATTTGGCACGTACAAAACTTGCTTATCAG GTTACAGACATAAAGAGAAGTTTCAGCGGTGGCGTTAGAAGTATATATACACGACCTGCATATAATGGCATAAAAGATGTACTGGCAAATGTCTACAAGGAAGGTGGTGCGCGTGCCCTGTACCGAGGTATAGGTATGTTTGTGTTCTTCCCAACCTCCAACCCTCTTTTTTTGCATGCTGTTTACCCAAAGTGTTTGTTGAAGATGAAAGATGTCATCATTTTAAGAGGAGGAGCAATTAATGTAATCAGGCTCTAA